Proteins from one Astyanax mexicanus isolate ESR-SI-001 unplaced genomic scaffold, AstMex3_surface scaffold_43, whole genome shotgun sequence genomic window:
- the exosc6 gene encoding exosome complex component MTR3: protein MPVDTKRVRGPEESQCPLLFLPPAAQTAEPREPRAGRGNGEVRPVFARCGLVSQAKGSSYLEAGNTKILCSVYGPREPERRDEAGVRSGRLLCDLRLAPFSCGKRGAWIQGSGERDLSLALSESLHPAVCLHRYPRAQIEVNVMVLENDGSVLAHAVTCASMALADAGIEMYDVVLGSALRQDGGASLVDPDLAEERGNWLAGYEENRGGVTLALLPNLNQVSGLHADGELRADTLSAAVRTCMESCHKLYPVVQQAILRAVKRKAPPPEK from the coding sequence ATGCCGGTAGATACGAAGCGCGTGCGCGGACCGGAGGAGTCTCAGTGCCCGCTGCTGTTTCTGCCCCCCGCCGCGCAGACCGCGGAGCCCCGGGAGCCGCGCGCGGGCCGCGGGAACGGAGAGGTGCGGCCGGTGTTCGCGCGCTGCGGTCTCGTGAGCCAGGCGAAGGGCTCGAGCTACCTGGAAGCGGGGAACACTAAGATCCTGTGCTCGGTTTACGGGCCGCGCGAGCCGGAGCGGCGGGACGAGGCCGGGGTGCGGAGCGGCCGCCTGCTGTGCGACCTGCGGCTCGCGCCGTTCTCCTGCGGGAAGCGCGGCGCGTGGATCCAGGGCAGCGGGGAGCGGGACCTGTCGCTCGCGCTCTCCGAGAGCCTGCACCCCGCCGTGTGCCTGCACCGGTACCCGCGCGCGCAGATCGAGGTGAACGTGATGGTTCTGGAGAATGACGGCTCGGTTCTGGCGCACGCGGTGACCTGCGCCTCCATGGCGCTCGCGGACGCCGGTATCGAGATGTACGACGTGGTCCTGGGCTCCGCGCTGCGGCAGGACGGCGGCGCGAGCCTGGTGGACCCGGACCTCGCGGAGGAGCGGGGCAACTGGCTCGCGGGCTACGAAGAGAACCGGGGCGGCGTGACGCTCGCGCTCCTGCCCAACCTGAACCAGGTGTCGGGACTGCACGCGGACGGGGAGCTGCGCGCGGACACGCTGAGCGCCGCCGTGCGCACGTGCATGGAGAGCTGCCATAAACTGTATCCGGTGGTGCAGCAGGCCATCCTGCGGGCCGTGAAGAGAAAAGCCCCGCCCCCTGAGAAATAA
- the mtbl gene encoding metallothionein-B-like: MLQDRARAVRRASARASVDPEMEKCECSKTASCSCGENCRCTNCACAKDGKGSGSCCKGSSSCSAAGSGGGSCGSGCGSGGSGCKEKEKSGSHCCK; this comes from the exons ATGCTACAGGACCGCGCACGCGCAGTACGAAGGGCATCAGCGCGAGCGAGTGTAGATCCGGAGATGGAGAAGTGTGAATGCTCTAAGA CCGCTTCCTGTTCCTGCGGGGAGAACTGCAGGTGCACCAACTGCGCATGCGCTAAAGACGGGAAAG gctcaGGAAGCTGCTGTAAGGGTTCGAGCAGCTGCAGTGCTGCAGGTTCTGGAGGTGGTTCTTGTGGTTCTGGATGTGGTTCTGGTGGTTCCGGCTgtaaggagaaggagaagagcgGCTCGCACTGCTGCAAGTAG
- the tmppe gene encoding transmembrane protein with metallophosphoesterase domain translates to MLGFSRLSAEGKVGVATAVVFFSMLISRTLISDLVGVETRARLFRVQFLLFINSLLLLGSLYIWKCLVRRLCGSRAAVQNRSRSRTWPERFWSAVVLLFLVLAHCSYLSMFWLVDTEPHWLSLLSFSCLGVYVLLLFFLMVFSCAGRIRRLCSPSPAGPDGSSRQTVLALLVTAVLAVYGLLNAAQPPQVVEVEVPVEKLPPSLDRLRLVLLSDIHLGPTLGRSKLLQFVTMVNQLEPDVVVIVGDLTDSQVSRLRGAAEPLGLIQARLGSYFATGNHDYYTADVENWFEFLRLKGIEPLHNSFTRISRPDQNRDWICLAGIDDLEASLLRYPGHGMDVEKALIGCGKDVPIVLLAHQPHAAKQALQQRPDISLVLSGHTHAGQLFPLTLLAFLVNPYFCGLYRISAHSSVYVTPGTGYYGIPMRIGSRAEITLITLTHA, encoded by the exons ATGTTGGGGTTTTCTCGTCTCTCGGCAGAGGGGAAGGTGGGCGTGGCTACAGCGGTGGTGTTCTTCTCCATGCTGATCTCCAGAACTCTGATCTCGGATCTGGTGGGGGTGGAGACTCGGGCTCGGCTGTTCCGGGTTCAGTTCCTGCTCTTCATTaactcgctgctgctgctggggtcGCTCTATATCTGGAAGTGTTTGGTTCGACGGCTCTGCGGCTCCAGAGCAGCTGTTCAGAACCGGAGCCGGAGTCGGACGTGGCCGGAGCGTTTCTGGAGCGCGGTGGTGCTGCTGTTCCTGGTTCTGGCGCACTGCAGTTACCTCAGCATGTTCTGGCTGGTGGACACTGAGCCGCACTGGTTGTCTCtgctgagcttcagctgtttggGGGTTTATGTCCTGCTGCTCTTCTTCCTGATGGTCTTCAGCTGTGCGGGTCGGATCCGGCGCCTCTGCTCGCCCAGCCCAGCGGGTCCGGACGGTTCCTCCCGTCAGACGGTTCTGGCTCTGCTGGTGACGGCGGTTCTGGCCGTGTACGGGCTGCTGAACGCCGCACAGCCCCCgcaggtggtggaggtggaggtgccGGTGGAGAAGCTGCCACCCTCGCTGGACCGGCTCAGGCTCGTCCTGCTGTCTGATATCCACCTGGGTCCCACACTCGGCCGGTCCAAACTACTGCAGTTCGTTACCATGGTGAACCAGCTGGAACCAG ATGTGGTGGTGATTGTTGGTGATCTGACGGACTCTCAGGTGAGCCggctgagaggagctgcagaacCGCTGGGACTCATTCAGGCTCGACTCGGCTCGTACTTCGCTACAG GTAATCATGATTACTACACGGCGGATGTGGAGAACTGGTTTGAGTTTTTGCGTCTGAAGGGAATCGAGCCTCTTCACAACAGCTTCACCCGGATCTCCCGACCGGATCAGAACCGGGACTGGATCTGCCTCGCCGGGATCGACGACCTGGAGGCCAGCCTGCTCCG GTACCCGGGTCACGGTATGGACGTGGAGAAGGCTCTGATTGGCTGTGGGAAGGACGTTCCGATTGTTCTATTGGCTCATCAGCCTCACGCAGCTAAACAGGCTCTGCAGCAGCGGCCGGATATCAGCTTAGTCCTGtcag GTCACACTCACGCGGGGCAGCTGTTCCCGCTCACACTGCTGGCGTTTCTGGTGAATCCGTATTTCTGTGGACTTTACCGGATCTCAGCGCACAGCTCCGTCTACGTCACTCCCGGTACCGGATACTACGGTATTCCCATGAGGATCGGGAGCAGAGCCGAGATCACACtcatcacactcacacacgcataa